The following proteins are encoded in a genomic region of Bradyrhizobium sp. SK17:
- the lptC gene encoding LPS export ABC transporter periplasmic protein LptC — MNSVQNPAYVTGLEARFAAAARHSRMVRILRVAVPAVVGVAMASIIFVSVYNPFREIIPKLPVEMDNLVVSGTKITMESPHIAGFSADGRPYEMWAKAAIQDVTDPDHVELKTIRAKVAQQDESTVTMDARTGFFDNKKQLLDLRQDIFLQSSTGYEARLTQAFVDINKGNVSSDEHVDVKLLQGTLTSDRLRIYNSGELVRFEGNVVMYLDKLGDNNASPPAEAAPPPPPPAPPKARKSANTK, encoded by the coding sequence GTGAATTCGGTTCAGAATCCAGCCTATGTGACGGGCCTCGAGGCGCGCTTTGCCGCCGCCGCGCGGCACAGCCGCATGGTGCGGATCCTGCGCGTCGCGGTGCCGGCCGTGGTGGGAGTGGCGATGGCCTCGATCATCTTCGTCTCGGTCTACAATCCATTCCGCGAAATCATCCCCAAGCTGCCGGTCGAGATGGACAACCTCGTGGTGTCGGGCACCAAGATCACGATGGAATCGCCGCACATCGCAGGCTTCTCCGCCGATGGCCGGCCCTACGAGATGTGGGCCAAGGCCGCGATCCAGGACGTCACCGATCCTGACCATGTCGAGCTCAAGACGATCCGCGCCAAGGTCGCGCAGCAGGATGAGTCGACCGTGACGATGGATGCGCGCACCGGCTTCTTCGACAACAAGAAGCAACTGCTCGACCTGCGCCAGGATATCTTCCTGCAATCGTCCACCGGCTATGAAGCCAGGCTGACGCAGGCCTTCGTCGACATCAACAAGGGCAATGTGTCGTCGGACGAGCATGTCGACGTCAAATTGCTCCAGGGCACGCTGACATCCGACAGGCTCCGAATCTACAACAGCGGCGAGCTCGTGCGGTTCGAAGGCAATGTCGTGATGTATCTCGACAAGCTCGGCGACAACAATGCGAGCCCGCCCGCCG